ATTGAATGGAAAAGGAATTTGAAGATTATTGGAATGCACATCGCAAGCGTATGCTGCTGAATGCACCACGCGAATTGCGAGAAGAATACTTGGAGTCTACTAAGTTGGATTCACCAATGGATTGGGTGTGTTTCGTTTTGCCTGTGGCGGTAGGTATCTTGGTACAGCCGCATATACACTTTGCAAGCGAGATACTCTCATGGATTATAGTGCTGCTCATCGTGGTGGTGCTTTTTGCCTTGTTGCAGATGGTGAAGCCGATGTTGCAGAAAAAGAAAACTACTATTCAGGTGATAGAGCAGATTAAGCAATATTACTATGATAGATATAAAAAATACGGATTGGATAAAATGGAGCCTTGGAAATAGGGCTCCATTTTTATGCGATTTATAATGCTTTTATTCGATTTGTAATGCCTTTATTCGATTTTTATACTATCATGAAGTCGCTCATCACGTCGTCTGATATATAGAGACCCTGATGGGTGAGCGATAGCCTTCCGTCTTCTATCTTCATCAGTCCACGCATTATATGCTTCTCTGCTTCCTGCATCATTTTTCCGGCAAGTTCTGTTCCGAATTCCTGTCTCGTCTTCTCGATGTCGATGCCGTCGCTTGTTCGCAATGCAGTGGTAATGAGGTCGTTGTATCGGGTGTTGAGGTCGAGTGTCTCGCTTTCCGATGGCAGTTCGCCTTGGTTGATTCGGGAGATATATTCACTGATGTCGTCTACGTTCCAGCTTCTCATGGCTTTGCCGTTCCGCTTGTAGGAATGGGCAGCCGCACCTATTCCGATGTAAGGTATCTCGTGCCAGTAGCTGCTGTTGTGGCGTGACCGCTTGCCGGGACGGGCAAAGTTGCTGATTTCGTAGTGCTCGTAGCCGGCTTCGGTCAGCTGACTGATAAGCTGCTCGTACATCTGGCGGCTGGTCTCCTCGTCTATTTCCTCTATTTTCCCTTGCTCCAGCATTCTGTAGAGGGTGGTTCCCTCTTCATACATCAGACTGTAGGCTGAAATATGCTCCACGCCCAGATTGATGGTTGCTGTGATGTCGCTCTGCCAGTCGGCTAGGGTTTCTTTGGGGAAACCGAACATCAGGTCGATGCTGATGTTGCGGATGCCGATGCCGCGAAGCCTTTCTACGGCAGTCTTCACCTCGGCAGCATTGTGGCGACGATGAAGAAAGCGGAGGCGATGGTCTGAGAAGGTCTGCGCACCCATGCTCACCCGGTTCACGGGCAGCAGCTTCAGGGTTTCGCAGAATTCCTCGGTCACGTCGTCGGGATTGCACTCCATGGTGATTTCCATCTCTGGTAAGTAAGTTTCTTCTCCTTCTTGAGCAAAAAACTCTTCCTTCCTGGCGTTACCTGGGAATCCGCTTTGAAGATAGTTCTGCCTGATGGCATCGAAGAGGCGGATGAGCTGGTCTCCGGTCAGCTGGCTTGGAGTGCCGCCTCCCAGATAGATGGTTTCGATGTTTTCACCGTCGCCCAGTGCCTTCGGGATGGGGCGCAGTTCCATCTCTCTGCAGAGTGCGTCCACGTAAGCATCTCTCATTTTGAGCGATGTGGTGCTGTAAAAGCCGCAGTAGATGCAGCGGCTTTCGCAGAAGGGGATATGTATGTATAAACCTGCCATAATTCCTGATTCTTTAAATTTTCAATTCTCTTCCCACCTTCCCCTTAATATAATAAGGTGTAGGGGGCGAAAAAAGTCTTAACAAGATGCAAAATTACTAATATGTTTTAAATTATGGCAATTTTTTTGCGAAAATGTTTGGTGGTACGCAAAAAAAAGTGTAATTTAGTAGCATGAAACAGAAAACCGCATGGTTTTACTGATCATGAACAACTGACAAACATTAAGTATAACCCCTTAAAAATCTATAAGCGTCATGAGAGTATATCAGACAAATGAGATTAAAAACATTGCATTGCTGGGCAGTGCGGGTAGCGGCAAGACTACACTTGCCGAAAGTATGTTATTTGAAGCAGGCGTTATCAAGCGTAGAGGCTCTGTAGAAGCGAAGAATACGGTGAGCGACTACTTCCCAGTTGAGCTGGAGTATGGTTACTCTGTGTTCCCTACCGTTTTTCACGTGGAGTGGAACAACAAGAAGTTGAATATCATCGACTGCCCTGGTAGCGACGATTTCGTTGGTGGTGCTATTACATCACTCAACGTAACCGATCAGGCAGTAATCCTTATCAATGGTCAATATGGTCCTGAGGTAGGCACCCAGAACAACTTCCGTTATACCGAGAAGTTGGGCAAGCCTGTCATCT
The Segatella copri DNA segment above includes these coding regions:
- a CDS encoding coproporphyrinogen-III oxidase family protein gives rise to the protein MAGLYIHIPFCESRCIYCGFYSTTSLKMRDAYVDALCREMELRPIPKALGDGENIETIYLGGGTPSQLTGDQLIRLFDAIRQNYLQSGFPGNARKEEFFAQEGEETYLPEMEITMECNPDDVTEEFCETLKLLPVNRVSMGAQTFSDHRLRFLHRRHNAAEVKTAVERLRGIGIRNISIDLMFGFPKETLADWQSDITATINLGVEHISAYSLMYEEGTTLYRMLEQGKIEEIDEETSRQMYEQLISQLTEAGYEHYEISNFARPGKRSRHNSSYWHEIPYIGIGAAAHSYKRNGKAMRSWNVDDISEYISRINQGELPSESETLDLNTRYNDLITTALRTSDGIDIEKTRQEFGTELAGKMMQEAEKHIMRGLMKIEDGRLSLTHQGLYISDDVMSDFMIV